The following proteins come from a genomic window of Yinghuangia sp. ASG 101:
- a CDS encoding GP88 family protein, whose amino-acid sequence MMVQPDPAADTAPRPARLLRQNRELRAIGVWNWTLPAWAGRFPAPDGRTYNTCPSAGICRHVCYARHGTYTWPVVRARHQANLRFVLDDLPGWQQAMTAELGAARFRGAWVRIHDSGDFFSDRYLRAWLDVIRTRPSVNFYAYTKEVRRFRAMVEPHAPDNFLWVYSFGGAQDAELDPAHDRVADVFPDSESIEAAGWHSQDASDLLAVLGPRLVGIPANRIPHYLKRLRGRTFRSWQAEVDAERSSQRRRRAPRPSNVTPLRPSRPAGSGDETRAA is encoded by the coding sequence ATGATGGTTCAGCCTGACCCCGCCGCCGACACTGCGCCGCGACCTGCGCGGCTGCTGCGGCAGAACCGGGAGCTGCGCGCGATCGGCGTGTGGAACTGGACGCTTCCCGCGTGGGCGGGACGCTTCCCCGCACCCGACGGCCGCACCTACAACACCTGCCCGTCCGCAGGCATCTGCCGCCACGTCTGCTACGCCCGCCACGGCACCTACACCTGGCCGGTGGTCCGGGCCCGCCACCAGGCCAACCTGCGGTTCGTCCTCGACGACCTGCCCGGCTGGCAACAGGCCATGACCGCCGAACTGGGGGCGGCCCGGTTCCGCGGCGCGTGGGTGCGCATCCACGACAGCGGCGACTTCTTCTCCGACCGGTACCTGCGCGCCTGGCTCGACGTGATCCGGACGCGGCCGTCGGTGAACTTCTACGCGTACACCAAGGAAGTCCGACGGTTCCGCGCGATGGTCGAGCCGCACGCGCCGGACAACTTCCTGTGGGTCTACAGCTTCGGCGGCGCCCAGGACGCCGAACTCGACCCCGCCCACGACCGCGTCGCGGACGTCTTCCCCGACTCCGAGTCGATCGAGGCAGCCGGCTGGCACTCGCAGGACGCCAGCGACCTGCTTGCCGTGCTCGGCCCCCGCCTCGTCGGCATCCCCGCCAACCGCATCCCGCACTACCTCAAGCGGCTCCGCGGACGCACCTTCCGGTCTTGGCAAGCCGAAGTCGACGCGGAGCGCAGCAGCCAGCGCCGCCGAAGGGCGCCGCGGCCAAGCAACGTCACACCGCTGCGCCCAAGCCGCCCGGCCGGCAGCGGAGACGAAACCCGCGCCGCGTAA